In a single window of the Littorina saxatilis isolate snail1 linkage group LG3, US_GU_Lsax_2.0, whole genome shotgun sequence genome:
- the LOC138962841 gene encoding growth arrest-specific protein 2-like isoform X1, translated as MGERGRIATRPAERGLNDKEPERNVGWHRSGGQWQYCHKRAMADARQHPANQGALRRSDLDPQSEPTADVAVNGLASTNGEGDAHEQEQDHISQKLNENQDSMLLPIKEDLSEWITRIIGVEISPDSFIKVLDSGVALCTIAKLIETHAKEYAKQGKLTEPLPNYKLKCNTQAKSGTWFSRDNVTNFLGWCRAYGMTDETMFDSEDLVAHKQEKPVVNCVLELARLGWKYGIEPPNLIRMEREIEKEAKEFEPPPFIPKPVEIVKQKPVEKPVEKKPEILDLHKEVKRVAHKCKCQEYVNRISEGVYDIFGKRVFIRLLHGKHLMVRVGGGWDTFENYLRHHDPIQVYEFRRDSIQQPPKSKFEGYLVIKSKYKSS; from the exons ATGGGAGAGCGTGGTCGCATTGCCACAAGACCGGCGGAAAGAGGATTGAATGACAAAG AGCCAGAGAGGAATGTAGGGTGGCACAGAAGCGGGGGGCAGTGGCAGTACTGCCATAAGCGGGCCATGGCAGACGCTCGCCAACATCCAGCCAATCAGGGAGCACTTCGTcgcagtgaccttgaccctcagTCTGAACCTACAGCAGACGTCGCCGTCAACGGCCTTGCGTCGACCAATGGGGAAGGGGATGCTCACGAACAGGAACAGGACCACATTTCTCAAAAGCTGAATGAAAATCAG gactccatgcttCTGCCGATCAAAGAGGATTTGTCAGAATGGATCACTCGCATCATTGGTGTGGAGATCTCGCCAGACTCTTTCATCAAGGTGCTGGACTCTGGCGTCGCCCTCTGCACCATTGCTAAGCTCATCGAGACGCACGCAAAAGAGTACGCAAAGCAAGGGAAGCTCACGGAG CCATTGCCAAACTACAAGCTGAAGTGCAACACCCAGGCCAAATCCGGAACATGGTTTTCCCGTGACAATGTTACCAACTTTCTGGGATGGTGTCGGGCGTATGGCATGACCGATGAAACCATGTTTGACTCTGAAGACCTGG TTGCACACAAGCAGGAGAAGCCCGTGGTGAACTGTGTGTTGGAGCTTGCGCGTCTTGGCTGGAAGTATGGAATCGAACCCCCGAACCTCATTCGTATGGAGCGGGAGATCGAGAAAGAAGCAAAAGAATTTGAACCCCCACCCTTCATACCAAAGCCAGTGGAAATTGTGAAACAGAAACCAGTGGAAAAACCTGTAGAAAAGAAACCAGAGATATTGGATCTTCACAAAGAG GTGAAACGTGTGGCCCACAAGTGCAAGTGTCAGGAGTATGTCAACCGGATCAGTGAGGGTGTGTACGACATATTCGGGAAACGTGTTTTCATCAGA CTCCTGCACGGCAAACACCTGATGGTGCGGGTGGGAGGGGGCTGGGACACCTTTGAGAACTACCTCCGGCACCACGACCCCATCCAGGTGTACGAGTTCCGCAGGGACAGCATTCAACAACCCCCAAAGTCAAAATTTGAGGGCTACCTGGTAATCAAGTCAAAGTACAAATCTTCctga
- the LOC138962841 gene encoding growth arrest-specific protein 2-like isoform X2: protein MADARQHPANQGALRRSDLDPQSEPTADVAVNGLASTNGEGDAHEQEQDHISQKLNENQDSMLLPIKEDLSEWITRIIGVEISPDSFIKVLDSGVALCTIAKLIETHAKEYAKQGKLTEPLPNYKLKCNTQAKSGTWFSRDNVTNFLGWCRAYGMTDETMFDSEDLVAHKQEKPVVNCVLELARLGWKYGIEPPNLIRMEREIEKEAKEFEPPPFIPKPVEIVKQKPVEKPVEKKPEILDLHKEVKRVAHKCKCQEYVNRISEGVYDIFGKRVFIRLLHGKHLMVRVGGGWDTFENYLRHHDPIQVYEFRRDSIQQPPKSKFEGYLVIKSKYKSS, encoded by the exons ATGGCAGACGCTCGCCAACATCCAGCCAATCAGGGAGCACTTCGTcgcagtgaccttgaccctcagTCTGAACCTACAGCAGACGTCGCCGTCAACGGCCTTGCGTCGACCAATGGGGAAGGGGATGCTCACGAACAGGAACAGGACCACATTTCTCAAAAGCTGAATGAAAATCAG gactccatgcttCTGCCGATCAAAGAGGATTTGTCAGAATGGATCACTCGCATCATTGGTGTGGAGATCTCGCCAGACTCTTTCATCAAGGTGCTGGACTCTGGCGTCGCCCTCTGCACCATTGCTAAGCTCATCGAGACGCACGCAAAAGAGTACGCAAAGCAAGGGAAGCTCACGGAG CCATTGCCAAACTACAAGCTGAAGTGCAACACCCAGGCCAAATCCGGAACATGGTTTTCCCGTGACAATGTTACCAACTTTCTGGGATGGTGTCGGGCGTATGGCATGACCGATGAAACCATGTTTGACTCTGAAGACCTGG TTGCACACAAGCAGGAGAAGCCCGTGGTGAACTGTGTGTTGGAGCTTGCGCGTCTTGGCTGGAAGTATGGAATCGAACCCCCGAACCTCATTCGTATGGAGCGGGAGATCGAGAAAGAAGCAAAAGAATTTGAACCCCCACCCTTCATACCAAAGCCAGTGGAAATTGTGAAACAGAAACCAGTGGAAAAACCTGTAGAAAAGAAACCAGAGATATTGGATCTTCACAAAGAG GTGAAACGTGTGGCCCACAAGTGCAAGTGTCAGGAGTATGTCAACCGGATCAGTGAGGGTGTGTACGACATATTCGGGAAACGTGTTTTCATCAGA CTCCTGCACGGCAAACACCTGATGGTGCGGGTGGGAGGGGGCTGGGACACCTTTGAGAACTACCTCCGGCACCACGACCCCATCCAGGTGTACGAGTTCCGCAGGGACAGCATTCAACAACCCCCAAAGTCAAAATTTGAGGGCTACCTGGTAATCAAGTCAAAGTACAAATCTTCctga